TTGACACAAGTCCAACGAGAGCACCGAAAAAAGTTGTCGTCATAATTTATATCCCAGCATCATATCTGCAACTTTTTGGAGCCAACGACGAGCTCATTAGAGTTGAGAGAGGTGATGAACATTGAGAACAATTCTCCCTGAGAGGTGATGTGCAGCTTGCCGTAAATATTACGCCGATGAATACGAACGGTTCCTGAAGAAATTCCCAGCGCCTGCCCTGTCGCGTCTGCCGAAAATCCGCGAAGAATGTAGCCCACGATCTCTGTTTCACGTGGCGTCAACAGGTTCTTATCCAGAGTACGGAAAGCACGTTCGATAAGTCCCGAGAGGTTTTCTCCGCGCGGCTTTGTTGCAGTATGCTCAAATCGTTCTGCCAGATCGGCCCAATTTTGACGCCCTACCGCCGCTATAAAAGGCACCAGTTCGTTCAGATCACGAAGCTCGCGTGCCGAGAACGGCTTCGAGGTTCGCATTGCTGATATGATGACGCAAACGTTTGGCTCGACACTGAATTTGAAGCCGATTTCCTCAGCTAGCTCCGTCTGCACATAATAATTACGGAAATATTCTCCCTGATAAAATCGGTCTGGAGCTAGGCTCAGGACTCATTCCTTTCCAAGCCAGAATATAACGGCTGCTGCGAGATCTATTGCTGCTTGGAACACAATCGGGCAGCGATCATAACGGGTAGCAATTCTTCGCCAGTCTTTCAGTCTGCCAAACATGATTTCGATACGATTGCGCCGTTTATATCGGCGTTTGTCATACTTGATAGCCTTCTTGCGGTTTTTGCGCCCCGGTATGCACGGCTTTATCTCTTTGTCTTTTAACCGTTTTCTGAACCAGTCAGCATCATAGCCTCTGTCTGCAAGAAGCCAGTCAACCTTCGGCAGTTTATCGATTAGAACTGCTGCTCCTTTATAGTCGCTGATTTGCCCTGCCGTGACATGGAAACAAATGGGACGCCCCTGCGTATCGGTGACGGCATGCAACTTGGTATTTATGCCACCCTTCGTCCGACCGATCAGGCGTCCAGCGCCCCCTTTTTTAACCGTAGGCTTGAAGCCGTACGGTGTGCTTTCAAATAGGTCGCATCCATCATCACAGTCTTGCCGACTGATGATTGTGAAGACAGGCCTTCAAATATCTGCGCAAATATCCCCTTGTGACACCAACGGTTCCAACGATTATAGAGCGTTTTACAAGGCCCGTATTCCCGAGGGGCATCACACCACCGTAACCCATTGCGAAGAATGAAGATAATTCCACTCAAGACACGCCTGTCATCAACGCGTGGACGTCCATGGCTCTTGGGAAAAAACGGGCGAAGGCGTGACATTTGTCCTTCGCTCAGCCAGTAAAGATTACTCATTGATCAGCCTCCTCAAACGAAACTGAATCACCTCTCCTTTCTGAAATCAATGGGTCCTGAGCCTAAGCCATAACTGCCATAGAGACGTGCGCTTGTGCCAAGAATTGTTGCATCGTTAGCAGCATCAGCCCCAATAATCATTTGAGTGCTTTGACCTGCTGGCGCAAATCTACGCTGCCGCTTAGTTTGTAGGCTCGGTTCAGCCATTTCCTCAATTTTCATGCGCAGATTTCCCATAGATCTACGAATGTTTTCTGGCCGCTTTTCAGGCGCGTATTTGCTTATACCAGCATCGGTCGGCAATTCGATATTGATCGACAAGCGGTCCGCATATAGCCCAGCCTCGTCAATGAGTTGTGGTGAGGCCTCTGGAATAGATTTAAGATGGATATATCCCCGGAAATTATGCGTCGTGCGAAGCTCGCGCGCGATGCGTACCATTTCTTCCATGGTGTAGTCAGAAGAACGAATAATGCCCGACGAAAGAAACAAACCTTCAATGTAATTGCGTCGATAAAATTCTAACGTTAACCACACGACTTCTTCGGCAGTAAACCTTGCACGCTCAACATTGCTTGACGATCTGTTGATACAATAAGCACAGTCGTAAATGCAGAAATTTGTCATCAAAATTTTGAGGAGCGAGATGCAACGACCATCCGGTGCGTAAGCATGGCAAATGCCCGAACCTTCCGTCGAACCGAGACCACCAGACGTAGCCGAGTTCCGCTTTACAGTTCCGCTCGACGCGCAAGAAGCGTCATATTTTGCAGCATCTGAAAGAATAGCTAAGCGTTGAACGAGGGATTTCTTCATACGTTTGTTCTGTATATGTTCCATAATTAATTGTCAAGCGTACGGCTTGATTTGCGTAACGCTCGAAGAAACCGTTCGGATTCAGAACTTATCTAGCCTTCAAATAGAAATTAAGAATACGACCGGAGAGCGGTGTGCAACGAATTATAAAGTAGATACCAACCTGCCACCGCAGATTTTTTTACAGGATGTCTCTTACGAATTCATTCTTATTTGC
This DNA window, taken from Brucella pseudogrignonensis, encodes the following:
- a CDS encoding IS5 family transposase (programmed frameshift), with translation MSNLYWLSEGQMSRLRPFFPKSHGRPRVDDRRVLSGIIFILRNGLRWCDAPREYGPCKTLYNRWNRWCHKGIFAQIFEGLSSQSSVGKTVMMDATYLKAHRTASSLRKKGGAGRLIGRTKGGINTKLHAVTDTQGRPICFHVTAGQISDYKGAAVLIDKLPKVDWLLADRGYDADWFRKRLKDKEIKPCIPGRKNRKKAIKYDKRRYKRRNRIEIMFGRLKDWRRIATRYDRCPIVFQAAIDLAAAVIFWLGKE
- a CDS encoding LuxR C-terminal-related transcriptional regulator, which gives rise to MQTELAEEIGFKFSVEPNVCVIISAMRTSKPFSARELRDLNELVPFIAAVGRQNWADLAERFEHTATKPRGENLSGLIERAFRTLDKNLLTPRETEIVGYILRGFSADATGQALGISSGTVRIHRRNIYGKLHITSQGELFSMFITSLNSNELVVGSKKLQI